The window TAAATGCGCCGCCGCCCGGCCCGCAGGGCCTCGTGGACCGCGTGGCGGCCATACAGGAACTCCCGCTGGAAGATCTCCCCGGACCGCTCTTTCATTGCGATCCCTCCGAAGGTTCTCCGGCGGCTTCCGCCGGATCCCAGCCCATGATCCGAAGGGGCCGGCCCAGCCATCGGGCGATCCGCTCCGTCCATCGGAAGAAGGGCGGCATCTCCTCCGGCCTGAGCCTTCGAAAGCCGAACCGGGCGTAAAACGGCTCCAGCTCCGGCCGGCAGATCAGCACCAGGGGCTCCCGGACCCGGGCCAGTTGCGCCCGGACCAGGGCGCTGCCGATGCCCCGGCCCCGCCACGCGGGATCCACCACCAGGGAGGCCAGCTCCCGGCTGCCATCCCGATGCGGGCGGATCTGGACGGCCCCCACCACCCGTCCCTGCACCTCGGCCACCCAGAAACGGGGGATGTGAAGCCCGAAGGGGTTCAGCCGGGCCTCCCGGATCATCCGTCGGATGATGGGTCCGTCCTCCGGCCGGGCCGGGCGCAGGATCCAGTCCTCCATCTGCTTTCTCCTCTGAAGCCGTCTTGATCTTTCTCACCCCAAAGGATTCTACCTGAGGGAGGCTGGCTTGCTTCGCCCTCAGGACCTTTCTGTTCGTGCGTTCCTGGACGGCCCCGG is drawn from Thermoflexus hugenholtzii and contains these coding sequences:
- a CDS encoding GNAT family N-acetyltransferase, translating into MEDWILRPARPEDGPIIRRMIREARLNPFGLHIPRFWVAEVQGRVVGAVQIRPHRDGSRELASLVVDPAWRGRGIGSALVRAQLARVREPLVLICRPELEPFYARFGFRRLRPEEMPPFFRWTERIARWLGRPLRIMGWDPAEAAGEPSEGSQ